One genomic segment of Methylocystis sp. SC2 includes these proteins:
- the lldD gene encoding FMN-dependent L-lactate dehydrogenase LldD codes for MIVSSASDYRKVAQRKLPRFLFDYIDGGANAEDTLQANVADLRAVNLRQRVLKNVSDLSLATAWFDQPSELPVILAPVGLTGLFARRGEVQMANAAANKGLPCVLPTLSICSLEEVASQCSAGTIWFQLYVLKDRGFMQSMLERAQRAGVKNLVFTVDLPVHGSRYRDAHSGLSGPYAMQRRILQSITKPAWAFDVGIRGRPHDLGNISDYLGKAAGLQDYMGWLGKNIDPSIDWSDLEWIRDFWKGPLILKGILDPEDARDAVRFGANGIIVSNHGGRQLDGALSTAKALPPIADAVGSDLEVFVDSGVRSGLDVVRMLALGAKGVLLGRAAAYALAAAGQAGVENMLEIFAKEMRVAMTLTGVASVAQIDRRILA; via the coding sequence ATGATCGTTTCGTCAGCTTCGGATTATCGAAAGGTCGCGCAGCGCAAGCTGCCGCGCTTCCTTTTTGATTATATCGATGGCGGCGCGAACGCCGAAGACACCCTGCAGGCCAATGTCGCCGATTTGAGAGCCGTGAACCTCAGACAGCGCGTGCTGAAGAACGTTTCCGACCTCAGTCTCGCGACGGCGTGGTTCGATCAGCCTTCCGAGCTTCCCGTGATCCTGGCGCCTGTGGGCCTGACTGGATTGTTCGCTCGTCGAGGCGAGGTTCAGATGGCAAATGCTGCGGCGAACAAGGGCCTTCCTTGCGTGTTGCCGACGCTCTCGATCTGTTCGCTCGAAGAAGTCGCGTCGCAATGCAGCGCGGGAACCATCTGGTTCCAGCTCTATGTGCTCAAGGACCGCGGATTCATGCAGTCGATGTTAGAGCGCGCCCAACGCGCAGGCGTTAAAAACCTTGTCTTTACGGTCGACCTTCCCGTGCATGGATCGCGCTACCGCGACGCCCATTCCGGCTTGTCGGGGCCCTACGCCATGCAGCGGCGCATACTGCAGTCGATAACAAAGCCCGCTTGGGCTTTTGACGTCGGCATTCGCGGACGACCGCACGATCTCGGCAATATCTCAGATTATCTCGGCAAGGCGGCTGGACTGCAGGATTACATGGGCTGGCTTGGAAAAAACATTGATCCGTCGATCGACTGGTCGGACCTCGAATGGATCCGCGATTTTTGGAAGGGCCCTCTGATCCTGAAGGGCATATTGGATCCTGAGGACGCCCGGGACGCGGTGCGGTTCGGCGCCAATGGGATCATCGTTTCCAATCACGGGGGACGGCAACTCGACGGAGCATTGTCGACAGCCAAAGCCTTGCCTCCGATCGCCGACGCCGTCGGAAGCGATCTCGAAGTATTTGTCGATTCAGGCGTTCGATCCGGATTGGACGTCGTCCGCATGCTGGCGCTCGGCGCTAAGGGCGTCCTCCTTGGCCGGGCCGCGGCCTATGCGCTCGCCGCGGCCGGACAGGCGGGCGTCGAGAATATGCTCGAGATCTTCGCCAAGGAAATGCGCGTGGCGATGACTCTGACGGGCGTCGCTTCGGTTGCGCAGATCGATCGGCGGATACTCGCTTGA
- a CDS encoding carbonic anhydrase, whose translation MCQACGFADIVHGGKMRRRAFVFGAATAGALTVVANAHAQGRKSQSKQAKQTSAPPKPDNVMTPDEAMARLMEGNRRYQKGIAKRHDFIAEREALVGGQNPYAAILSCADSRIAPEYAFDSSRGDLFVVRVAGNFANPDNIASMEYAVEVLKTPLILVLCHEACGAVKSAISSIQDHTTLPGHLPSLVAALAPAVKAVAGRPGDQLENATMENARLGVETLKTATPLLSAAFNEKRFKIASGIYRLGDGRVDLFA comes from the coding sequence ATGTGTCAGGCGTGTGGCTTTGCCGATATCGTTCATGGCGGCAAAATGCGCCGCAGAGCCTTTGTCTTCGGCGCCGCTACGGCGGGAGCGCTGACAGTCGTCGCAAACGCGCACGCGCAGGGCCGCAAATCTCAGTCAAAACAAGCTAAGCAGACTAGCGCGCCGCCCAAGCCTGATAATGTGATGACTCCGGACGAGGCGATGGCGCGCCTGATGGAGGGCAATAGACGATATCAGAAAGGGATCGCAAAACGGCACGACTTCATCGCCGAGCGCGAGGCGCTCGTCGGCGGACAAAATCCTTACGCCGCGATTCTCAGCTGCGCGGATTCGCGGATCGCGCCGGAATACGCGTTTGACAGTTCGCGCGGAGATCTCTTCGTCGTGCGCGTCGCTGGCAACTTCGCCAACCCGGACAATATTGCGAGCATGGAATATGCCGTCGAGGTCCTAAAGACGCCTCTCATTCTGGTGCTCTGTCACGAAGCCTGCGGCGCCGTTAAATCCGCAATTTCCTCAATCCAGGATCATACGACTTTGCCTGGCCACCTTCCCTCGCTCGTCGCAGCTCTTGCCCCGGCGGTCAAAGCAGTCGCTGGGCGTCCAGGCGATCAATTGGAAAATGCGACGATGGAAAACGCCCGACTCGGCGTTGAGACGCTGAAGACCGCAACGCCTTTGCTGAGCGCCGCCTTCAATGAAAAGCGCTTCAAAATCGCAAGCGGCATTTACCGGCTTGGCGACGGTCGGGTCGATCTTTTTGCGTGA
- a CDS encoding NepR family anti-sigma factor, with product MHGRKVGDEIGELLRQTYDDVLREPLPDRFRDLLEGLEMDRRFSLAEARAREDSDADHALAER from the coding sequence ATGCATGGCCGAAAGGTCGGCGATGAAATCGGCGAATTGCTACGGCAAACGTATGACGACGTTCTTCGAGAGCCGCTTCCCGATCGGTTCCGCGATCTGTTGGAGGGGCTGGAAATGGACAGGCGGTTCTCTTTAGCGGAAGCGCGAGCGCGCGAAGATAGCGACGCCGATCATGCGCTCGCGGAGCGCTGA
- a CDS encoding PsiF family protein, with product MCAAAVLVSAAAFAQNPPAGPDCAAQATEKKLRGAALTSFMRKCDRDAAASACDAAAAEKKLAGAARTSFTKKCVRDAAAKPSVH from the coding sequence ATGTGTGCGGCCGCCGTTTTGGTTTCGGCTGCTGCTTTCGCTCAAAACCCGCCAGCTGGCCCGGACTGCGCCGCCCAGGCGACTGAAAAGAAGCTGCGCGGCGCAGCGCTGACAAGTTTCATGAGAAAGTGCGACAGAGACGCCGCCGCGAGCGCCTGCGATGCCGCTGCTGCTGAAAAGAAACTGGCGGGCGCGGCTCGGACGAGCTTCACGAAGAAATGCGTCAGGGACGCTGCGGCGAAGCCGAGCGTCCACTGA
- the aqpZ gene encoding aquaporin Z, with the protein MRHSLPRRLLAEFLGTFWLVFGGCGSAVISASFPQLGIGFLGVALAFGLTVLTGAYAFGPISGGHFNPAVTLGVATAGRFSWRDVGPFWVAQLLGATFAAFVLLKIAQGNIDFSLASGFAANGYDEHSPNGYTWQSGLLAEIVLTAFFLLVILGTTEGRAPVGFAPIAIGLALTLIHLVDIPITNASVNPARSTSQALFVGGWALEQLWLFWVAPLVGAVIGGLIHRFTLADD; encoded by the coding sequence ATGCGGCATTCTCTTCCACGCAGGCTTCTCGCGGAATTCCTTGGGACTTTTTGGCTCGTGTTCGGCGGCTGCGGCAGCGCGGTGATTTCCGCGAGCTTTCCGCAGCTCGGCATTGGCTTCCTCGGCGTGGCGCTGGCCTTCGGGCTCACGGTGCTAACGGGCGCTTACGCTTTCGGCCCCATATCCGGCGGCCATTTCAATCCAGCGGTGACGCTCGGCGTCGCGACGGCCGGCCGCTTCTCCTGGAGGGACGTCGGACCGTTTTGGGTGGCGCAGCTTCTCGGCGCGACTTTTGCGGCTTTCGTGCTGCTCAAGATCGCGCAGGGCAACATTGATTTTTCGCTCGCGAGCGGCTTTGCCGCTAACGGCTATGACGAACATTCGCCCAATGGCTACACATGGCAGTCCGGCCTGCTTGCTGAAATCGTGCTGACGGCCTTTTTCCTGCTTGTCATTCTGGGAACGACCGAAGGCCGCGCCCCGGTCGGCTTCGCGCCCATCGCCATCGGATTGGCGCTGACGCTGATCCATCTGGTCGACATCCCCATCACCAACGCTTCCGTGAACCCTGCGCGTTCGACAAGCCAAGCGCTCTTCGTCGGCGGCTGGGCGCTCGAACAACTTTGGCTGTTCTGGGTCGCGCCGCTCGTCGGCGCCGTCATCGGGGGACTCATTCATCGCTTCACCCTCGCCGATGACTGA
- a CDS encoding DUF5996 family protein: MTATKVSEAERDAWPALPYVAWRETYTTLHLWTQIVGKIRLSLTPWLNHSWHVALYVTTRGLATSPIAYGARVFQIDFDFIDHVLRITTSDGGERQLQLRPQTVADFYADLFSTLEELDIFVHINEHPNEMPDALPFTKDRIHSAYDPVYANCFWRLLVQADRVFKIFRTAFVGKVSPVHFFWGSFDLAVTRFSGRRAPRHPGGVPNLSDAVVREAYSHEVSSAGFWPGGGSIDFPAFYSYAYPAPPEFARATVAPDGAFFSEDLKEFILPYDIVRNAKHPDATLLRFLQSTYEAAADAGGWDRAALECPLGHVGVPRPVQG, from the coding sequence ATGACTGCCACGAAGGTGAGCGAAGCAGAGCGAGACGCGTGGCCGGCATTGCCTTACGTCGCTTGGCGAGAGACCTATACGACTCTGCATCTCTGGACTCAGATCGTCGGCAAGATCCGGTTGTCGCTCACTCCCTGGCTAAACCACTCCTGGCATGTTGCGCTGTATGTGACGACGCGCGGCCTCGCCACGTCGCCCATCGCCTATGGCGCAAGAGTCTTTCAGATCGATTTCGATTTCATAGACCACGTGCTGCGCATCACGACGAGCGACGGCGGAGAGCGCCAATTGCAGCTCCGACCTCAGACAGTCGCCGACTTTTACGCGGATCTTTTCAGCACGCTCGAGGAGTTGGACATTTTCGTCCATATCAATGAGCATCCCAACGAGATGCCCGATGCGCTTCCCTTCACCAAGGACCGGATTCATTCGGCTTACGATCCTGTTTATGCAAACTGCTTTTGGAGATTGCTTGTACAAGCCGACCGCGTATTCAAAATCTTTCGCACGGCCTTCGTTGGCAAGGTCAGCCCTGTGCACTTTTTCTGGGGGAGTTTTGACTTGGCGGTGACAAGGTTTTCTGGTCGTCGTGCGCCGCGCCATCCTGGCGGCGTTCCAAATCTTTCCGACGCCGTTGTGCGCGAAGCGTATTCGCATGAGGTGAGCAGCGCCGGCTTCTGGCCTGGCGGCGGCTCGATCGATTTTCCCGCTTTTTATTCCTACGCCTATCCTGCGCCGCCTGAATTCGCTCGCGCGACGGTTGCGCCGGACGGCGCATTTTTTAGCGAAGATCTCAAGGAATTCATCCTGCCCTATGACATCGTGCGAAACGCCAAGCATCCGGATGCGACGCTGCTTCGCTTTTTGCAGAGCACATATGAGGCGGCCGCCGACGCCGGCGGATGGGACCGCGCCGCGCTCGAATGCCCGTTAGGACATGTCGGCGTCCCGCGTCCGGTTCAAGGATAG
- the egtD gene encoding L-histidine N(alpha)-methyltransferase, whose amino-acid sequence MSEATERLTPLVRQADDFAVSVLEGLSRPKKSLPCRFFYDAKGSALFEDITRQPEYYPTRVEVGILTANAMQMLDGALEETVLVEFGSGSSVKTEILLAHMRRLHAYVPIDISESALINARERLTARFFGLNIQLLLADFSHPIELPPELAPRPKLGFFPGSTIGNFVPAEATRLLRAMRETLSPRGKLIIGVDLKKDVRQLVAAYDDANGVTAAFNLNLLARINRELDATFDLQAFRHAATYEPFEGRIEMHLVSVKDQDVWVAGRKIRFRAAETIHTESAYKYTIEEFRLIAQAAGWTPLRVWKDELNLFSVHELDAP is encoded by the coding sequence ATGTCAGAGGCGACGGAGCGCTTAACGCCCCTCGTGCGGCAAGCGGACGACTTCGCCGTGAGCGTGCTGGAGGGCCTGTCCCGGCCAAAGAAGAGTCTTCCCTGTCGCTTCTTTTATGACGCTAAAGGCAGCGCGCTCTTCGAAGACATTACGCGCCAGCCCGAGTACTATCCCACAAGAGTCGAGGTTGGGATTCTCACAGCCAATGCGATGCAGATGCTCGACGGAGCGCTCGAAGAGACGGTTCTCGTCGAGTTCGGCTCTGGTTCGAGCGTCAAGACGGAAATCCTGCTTGCACACATGCGGCGTCTACACGCCTATGTGCCGATCGATATTTCAGAAAGCGCTCTCATTAATGCTCGAGAGCGACTGACGGCACGATTTTTCGGGCTCAACATCCAGCTGCTCTTGGCTGATTTTTCGCATCCGATCGAGCTTCCTCCCGAACTGGCGCCGCGGCCTAAGCTGGGATTTTTTCCTGGATCGACGATCGGCAATTTTGTCCCCGCGGAGGCGACGCGCTTGCTACGGGCGATGCGAGAGACGCTTTCGCCGCGCGGAAAGCTGATCATCGGCGTCGATCTGAAAAAGGACGTTCGCCAGCTTGTCGCAGCCTACGATGACGCCAATGGCGTCACCGCCGCATTCAATCTCAATCTCCTTGCGCGCATCAATCGTGAACTCGATGCGACGTTCGATCTTCAAGCTTTTCGCCATGCCGCGACCTACGAGCCCTTTGAAGGACGCATTGAAATGCATCTCGTCAGTGTGAAGGATCAGGATGTCTGGGTGGCGGGAAGAAAAATTCGCTTCCGTGCAGCGGAGACGATTCATACTGAGAGCGCTTACAAATACACGATCGAGGAGTTCCGTCTGATCGCGCAGGCGGCGGGATGGACCCCTCTGCGCGTGTGGAAGGATGAGCTAAATCTGTTCAGCGTACATGAATTGGACGCGCCTTAA
- the egtB gene encoding ergothioneine biosynthesis protein EgtB, whose amino-acid sequence MLMGKSAVVPDTQLSAPAHGALSDRLFETRKLSIELAAPLSAEDMVVQAMEDASPTKWHLAHTTWFFETFVLTPYLTGYSLFDAAFNYCFNSYYEHQGPRQPRPKRGLLTRPSLDQVLAYREHVDLALAQLLAARSNAPPALIHRLEVGIHHEQQHQELMLTDILSLFAANPLRPAYRPAQPRSIPAPSEPLRWIDFPGGVYQIGHDGKGFAWDNEEPRHEALLHPFRLADRLVTNGEWLEFVADGGYETATLWLSDGWAAIIRENWRAPLYWECQDGEWFEMSLEGRQLLSLDAPVAHVSYYEADAFARWSGKRLPTEFEWEVAAAKAPRQGNFLGTAALRPRPAEAELNGSPRQMFGDVWEWTQSAYLPYPGYRAPEGALGEYNGKFMVGQHVLRGGSCVTPQDHIRPSYRNFFYPHQRWQFLGLRLASEIG is encoded by the coding sequence ATGCTGATGGGTAAATCAGCCGTGGTCCCGGATACGCAACTCTCGGCGCCCGCCCACGGCGCCTTGAGCGACCGTCTTTTTGAAACCCGCAAACTTTCCATCGAACTTGCGGCTCCACTGAGCGCCGAAGACATGGTCGTCCAAGCGATGGAAGACGCCAGTCCGACCAAATGGCACCTCGCCCATACGACGTGGTTTTTCGAAACCTTTGTCTTGACGCCATATCTGACTGGCTATTCGCTGTTCGACGCGGCGTTCAACTATTGCTTCAACTCCTACTATGAGCACCAGGGGCCCCGGCAACCCAGGCCAAAGCGGGGGCTTCTCACTCGGCCGTCGCTCGATCAGGTCCTCGCCTATCGCGAGCATGTGGACCTGGCGTTGGCGCAGCTTCTGGCTGCGCGAAGCAACGCGCCGCCGGCCTTGATCCATAGGCTCGAGGTTGGAATTCATCACGAGCAGCAGCATCAGGAATTGATGCTCACGGACATCCTCTCGCTTTTCGCTGCAAATCCCCTGAGGCCGGCCTACCGCCCGGCGCAGCCGCGCTCCATTCCCGCGCCATCTGAACCGCTGCGCTGGATTGATTTTCCCGGCGGCGTCTACCAGATCGGCCATGACGGAAAGGGTTTCGCTTGGGACAATGAGGAGCCCCGCCATGAAGCGCTCCTCCACCCGTTCCGGCTTGCGGACCGCCTGGTCACAAATGGGGAATGGTTGGAGTTCGTCGCCGACGGCGGTTACGAAACGGCGACCCTGTGGCTGTCTGACGGCTGGGCCGCGATCATTCGCGAGAACTGGCGCGCGCCACTCTATTGGGAGTGTCAAGACGGAGAGTGGTTTGAAATGTCGCTCGAAGGACGACAGTTGCTGAGCCTCGATGCGCCGGTCGCGCATGTGAGCTACTACGAAGCCGATGCTTTTGCGCGCTGGTCTGGCAAGCGGTTGCCGACGGAATTCGAATGGGAAGTCGCGGCGGCCAAAGCGCCAAGGCAGGGCAATTTTCTGGGAACGGCGGCATTGCGCCCGCGACCGGCTGAAGCCGAACTCAACGGATCGCCTCGTCAGATGTTCGGCGACGTCTGGGAATGGACCCAGAGCGCCTATCTGCCTTATCCGGGCTATCGCGCCCCCGAGGGCGCGCTGGGAGAATACAACGGCAAGTTCATGGTTGGTCAGCACGTGCTGCGCGGCGGCTCCTGCGTGACGCCGCAAGATCACATCCGCCCGAGCTACCGCAATTTCTTTTACCCCCATCAGCGTTGGCAATTTCTGGGCCTGCGCCTCGCTTCGGAGATTGGCTGA
- a CDS encoding glutathione S-transferase produces the protein MSYELYYWPGIQGRGEFVRLALEEAGANYIDMAREPNAEATLIAFLERTDLAHPSFAPPFLKDGHVIVGQTAAILLYLGDRHGLAPKDLARRLWVHQIQLTIADLVGEAHDTHHPLGGDMYYEEQKPEASRRAKWFRNERIQKYLDWFETILARNPDGDGHLAGDALSYADLSLFQVVEGLLYAFPKATKAVLAESPRVAALRMMVAQRPRIRAYLDSARRAEFNEQGIFRRYPELDG, from the coding sequence ATGTCCTATGAGCTCTATTATTGGCCCGGCATTCAGGGGCGTGGGGAGTTCGTCCGACTCGCGCTGGAAGAAGCCGGCGCCAATTATATTGATATGGCGCGTGAGCCGAACGCCGAGGCGACGCTTATAGCCTTCCTCGAACGGACCGACCTCGCCCATCCGTCATTCGCACCGCCGTTCTTGAAAGACGGACATGTGATCGTCGGACAGACCGCAGCCATACTGCTTTATCTCGGCGATCGTCACGGTCTCGCGCCGAAAGATCTGGCGCGCAGGCTCTGGGTTCACCAAATTCAATTGACGATCGCAGATTTGGTCGGCGAGGCTCACGACACACATCACCCTTTGGGCGGCGATATGTACTATGAGGAGCAGAAACCGGAGGCCTCGCGCAGAGCGAAGTGGTTCCGTAACGAAAGGATACAAAAATATCTTGATTGGTTCGAAACGATTCTCGCACGCAACCCCGATGGTGACGGGCATCTCGCCGGCGACGCCTTAAGCTACGCCGACCTTTCCCTGTTCCAGGTCGTCGAAGGCTTGCTCTATGCGTTTCCCAAGGCGACAAAGGCCGTTCTCGCCGAGTCGCCGCGAGTCGCCGCTCTTCGCATGATGGTCGCGCAACGCCCGCGCATTCGCGCCTATCTCGATAGCGCGCGCCGGGCGGAATTCAACGAACAAGGGATATTTCGCCGCTATCCTGAACTCGATGGCTGA
- a CDS encoding NTP transferase domain-containing protein yields MTIAAVLLAAGASKRFGEKNKLLCDLGGKPLIRRVAEAVVCSGVDVVVVTGCDRARIEKVLEGLPLRLAHNLNWESGMGSSIAVGVSALGQHTPGAFVVPGDLPFLTSDLIKELTAVFLESRGALITYPTTSKGEQRNPVLWPRRFFPSLAALSGALGARQLLQNCENAQKQAHVLDEGVFIDVDAPADMEAVRSRWNIANP; encoded by the coding sequence GTGACCATCGCAGCTGTGCTCTTGGCTGCTGGAGCCTCGAAGCGGTTCGGCGAAAAGAACAAACTTCTCTGCGACCTTGGCGGGAAGCCGCTCATCCGCCGGGTCGCCGAAGCGGTCGTCTGCAGCGGCGTCGACGTCGTCGTCGTTACCGGCTGCGATCGCGCACGGATCGAAAAAGTTCTCGAAGGCCTGCCACTGCGTCTCGCGCACAATTTGAACTGGGAAAGCGGCATGGGATCGTCGATCGCCGTCGGCGTCAGCGCGCTCGGCCAGCACACGCCAGGGGCGTTTGTCGTCCCGGGCGATCTGCCCTTTTTGACGTCGGATCTGATCAAAGAGCTGACGGCCGTCTTTTTGGAGAGCCGGGGAGCTTTGATCACCTATCCAACGACGTCAAAGGGCGAGCAGCGAAACCCAGTTTTGTGGCCCCGACGATTCTTCCCTTCCCTGGCGGCGCTCTCTGGGGCGTTGGGCGCCAGGCAATTGCTCCAGAACTGCGAGAATGCTCAAAAACAGGCGCATGTCCTCGACGAGGGCGTTTTTATCGACGTTGATGCGCCCGCTGATATGGAAGCCGTCCGTTCGCGATGGAACATTGCGAATCCTTAG
- a CDS encoding XdhC family protein, translating to MNCVPDLRQSRDALTSAHRWLEDFGQVALATVVSTWGSSPVPVGGQMAIGPDGQFEGSVSGGCVEAEVIAEAADILTRDMPKLLEFGVGEELAWRAGLPCGGAISIYVEPLRHERDSAFLERVFSARRARTSLAVLTTLASGERRLFDAGEPMPAEIAQCLISSESRVTRLDDDPVFLHALTPPVRVIIVGATHVGQVLADLTNRIGYDVVIVDPRAAFASADRVGDFESLTDWPEISLKRLGLDPRTAVVALTHAAAIDDEALTEALRSHCLYIGALGSTRTHAKRLQRLAAAGFNDTELARISAPIGLPIGAKGPAEIAVSILAEIVQVARGTRPL from the coding sequence ATGAATTGCGTCCCAGACCTCCGCCAATCGAGAGACGCGCTCACCAGCGCCCACAGGTGGCTGGAGGACTTCGGCCAGGTCGCGCTGGCGACCGTCGTCTCCACATGGGGGTCGTCGCCCGTCCCCGTCGGCGGCCAAATGGCCATTGGTCCAGACGGACAGTTCGAGGGCTCGGTCTCCGGCGGTTGCGTCGAAGCGGAAGTGATTGCCGAAGCGGCGGACATTCTGACGCGCGACATGCCGAAGCTGCTAGAGTTCGGAGTCGGTGAGGAACTGGCGTGGAGGGCCGGCCTGCCCTGCGGCGGCGCGATCAGCATCTACGTCGAGCCGCTGCGTCATGAGCGAGATTCAGCCTTTCTGGAGAGAGTGTTTTCAGCGCGCCGCGCGCGGACGTCGCTTGCCGTGCTGACGACGCTCGCGAGCGGCGAGCGGCGCCTATTCGACGCCGGGGAGCCGATGCCGGCCGAAATCGCCCAATGTCTCATTTCGAGTGAGAGCCGGGTAACCCGTCTCGACGATGATCCAGTCTTCCTGCATGCGCTCACCCCGCCGGTTCGCGTGATCATCGTCGGCGCCACGCATGTCGGCCAAGTGCTTGCAGATCTGACGAACCGCATTGGCTACGACGTCGTCATCGTCGACCCGCGCGCCGCATTTGCGAGCGCCGATCGTGTGGGCGATTTCGAAAGTCTCACCGACTGGCCTGAAATTTCGCTGAAGCGCTTGGGGCTCGACCCTAGGACCGCGGTGGTCGCTCTGACCCACGCCGCCGCGATTGACGATGAAGCGCTCACCGAGGCGCTGCGCTCGCACTGCCTGTATATTGGCGCCCTGGGCTCGACGCGGACACACGCCAAGCGCCTGCAACGTCTCGCCGCCGCAGGCTTCAACGATACGGAACTCGCGCGCATCAGCGCCCCGATCGGACTGCCGATTGGCGCAAAAGGCCCGGCCGAGATCGCCGTCTCGATTCTCGCGGAAATTGTGCAGGTGGCGCGCGGAACGAGGCCATTGTGA